From one Alosa alosa isolate M-15738 ecotype Scorff River chromosome 5, AALO_Geno_1.1, whole genome shotgun sequence genomic stretch:
- the vamp8 gene encoding vesicle-associated membrane protein 8: MGLGDNNPSTMEQGGEEEEIEEVDKVTHLKNQVDGVKQIMTHNVDRILARGERLDELMDKSEGLEAGAQNFKQTSQKVARSYWWKNVKIVVVIIVIVLIIVLIIVLLATGVIPTSNPVPPPPTIKPPNP; this comes from the exons ATGGGTCTTGGAGACAACAACCCCAGCACTATG GAGCAAGGAGGCGAAGAGGAAGAGATTGAGGAGGTGGACAAGGTCACTCACCTCAAGAACCAAGTGGATGGCGTCAAGCAAATCATGACCCACAACGTAGACCGCATCTTGGCACGTGGCGAGAGGTTGGATGAATTGATGGACAAATCAGAAGGCCTTGAAGCAGGA GCCCAGAACTTCAAGCAGACGTCTCAGAAAGTGGCGCGCTCGTACTGGTGGAAGAATGTGAAGATTGTCGTGGTCATCATCGTTATTGTGCTCATCATCGTCCTCATCATTGTCCTCTTGGCCACAGGAGTCATTCCAACCAGCAACCCTGttcccccaccacccaccatcAAGCCTCCTAACCCTTAA